The following coding sequences lie in one Saimiri boliviensis isolate mSaiBol1 chromosome 6, mSaiBol1.pri, whole genome shotgun sequence genomic window:
- the SMPD1 gene encoding sphingomyelin phosphodiesterase isoform X1 — protein sequence MPRCEASPRQNCLRSGREQGQDRSSGAPGLLWMGLVLVLALALALPDSLLLWAPAEAHPLPAQGHPARLHRVVPQLRDVFGWGNLTCPVCKGLFTVINLGLKKEPNVARVGSVAIKLCNLLKIAPPAVCQSIVHLFEDDMVEAWRRSVLSPSEACGLLLGSTCGHWDIFSSWNISLPTVPKPPPKPPGPPAPGAPVSRVLFLTDLHWDHDYLEGMDPDCADPLCCRRGSGRPPASRPGAGYWGEYSKCDLPLRTLESLLSGLGPVGPFDMVYWTGDIPAHDVWHQTRQDQLRALTTITALVRKFLGPVPVYPAVGNHESTPVNSFPPPFIEGNHSSSWLYEAMAKAWENWLPAEALRTLRIGGFYALSPYPGLRLISLNMNFCSRENFWLLINSTDPAGQLQWLVGELQAAEDRGDKVHIIGHIPPGHCLKSWSWNYYRIIARYENTLAGQFFGHTHVDEFEVFYDEETLSRPLAVAFLAPSATTYIGLNPGYRVYQIDGNYSGSSHVVLDHETYILNLTEANIPGAMPHWQLLYRARETYGLLNALPEAWHNLVYRMRGDMQLFQTFWFLYHKGHPPSEPCGTPCRLATLCAQLSGRADSPALCRHLVPGGSFPEAQGLWPRPLFC from the exons ATGCCCCGCTGCGAAGCGTCACCCCGCCAGAACTGCCTCAGGTCCGGCCGGGAGCAGGGACAAGACAGGAGCTCCGGAGCCCCCGGACTCCTTTGGATGGGCCTGGTGTTGGTGCTGGCGCTCGCGCTGGCTCTGCCTGACTCTCTGCTTCTCTGGGCTCCGGCAGAGGCTCACCCTCTTCCTGCCCAAGGCCATCCTGCCAGGTTACATCGCGTAGTGCCCCAGCTCCGAGATGTCTTTGGGTGGGGGAACCTCACCTGCCCAGTCTGCAAAGGTCTATTCACCGTCATCAACCTTGGGCTGAAG AAGGAACCCAATGTGGCTCGTGTGGGCTCCGTGGCCATCAAGCTATGCAATCTGCTGAAGATAgcacctcctgctgtgtgccaATCCATTGTCCATCTCTTTGAGGATGACATGGTGGAGGCTTGGAGACGCTCAGTGCTGAGCCCATCTGAGGCCTGTGGCCTGCTGCTGGGCTCCACCTGTGGGCACTGGGACATTTTCTCATCTTGGAACATTTCTTTGCCCACTGTGCCGAAGCCGCCCCCCAAGCCCCCCGGCCCCCCAGCCCCAGGTGCCCCTGTCAGCCGTGTCCTCTTCCTCACTGATCTGCACTGGGATCATGACTACCTGGAGGGCATGGACCCTGACTGTGCTGACCCACTGTGTTGCCGCCGGGGTTCTGGACGGCCGCCTGCCTCCCGGCCGGGTGCTGGATACTGGGGTGAATACAGCAAGTGTGACCTGCCCCTGAGGACCCTGGAGAGCCTGTTGAGTGGGCTGGGCCCAGTTGGCCCTTTTGATATGGTATACTGGACAGGAGACATCCCCGCCCATGATGTCTGGCACCAGACTCGTCAGGACCAACTGCGGGCCCTAACCACCATCACAGCCCTCGTGAGGAAGTTTCTGGGGCCTGTGCCAGTGTACCCTGCTGTGGGCAACCATGAGAGCACACCAGTCAATAGCTTCCCTCCCCCTTTCATTGAGGGCAATCACTCCTCCAGCTGGCTCTATGAAGCAATGGCCAAGGCTTGGGAGAACTGGCTGCCTGCTGAAGCCCTGCGCACCCTCAG AATCGGGGGCTTCTATGCTCTTTCCCCATACCCCGGCCTCCGCCTCATCTCTCTCAATATGAATTTTTGTTCCCGTGAGAATTTCTGGCTCTTGATCAACTCCACGGATCCCGCAGGACAGCTCCAGTGGCTGGTTGGGGAGCTTCAGGCTGCTGAGGATCGAGGAGACAAA GTGCATATAATTGGCCACATTCCCCCAGGGCATTGTCTGAAGAGCTGGAGCTGGAATTATTACCGAATTATAGCCAG GTATGAGAACACCCTGGCTGGTCAGTTCTTTGGCCACACTCATGTGGATGAATTTGAGGTCTTCTATGATGAAGAGACTCTGAGCCGGCCTCTGGCTGTAGCCTTCTTGGCACCCAGTGCCACTACCTACATCGGCCTTAATCCTG GTTACCGTGTGTACCAAATAGATGGAAACTACTCCGGCAGCTCTCATGTGGTCCTGGACCATGAGACCTACATCCTCAACCTGACCGAGGCGAACATACCAGGAGCTATGCCGCACTGGCAGCTTCTCTACAGGGCTCGAGAAACCTATGGGCTGCTCAACGCACTGCCTGAGGCCTGGCACAACCTGGTATATCGCATGCGGGGTGACATGCAACTCTTCCAGACCTTCTGGTTTCTCTACCATAAGGGCCACCCGCCCTCGGAGCCCTGTGGCACGCCCTGCCGTCTGGCTACTCTTTGTGCCCAGCTCTCTGGCCGTGCTGACAGCCCTGCTCTGTGCCGCCACCTGGTGCCAGGTGGGAGCTTCCCAGAGGCCCAGGGCCTGTGGCCAAGGCCACTGTTTTGCTAG
- the SMPD1 gene encoding sphingomyelin phosphodiesterase isoform X2 has translation MRAHQSIASLPLSLRAITPPAGSMKQWPRLGRTGCLLKPCAPSGTYHPWKPRKGKEKIGGFYALSPYPGLRLISLNMNFCSRENFWLLINSTDPAGQLQWLVGELQAAEDRGDKVHIIGHIPPGHCLKSWSWNYYRIIARYENTLAGQFFGHTHVDEFEVFYDEETLSRPLAVAFLAPSATTYIGLNPGYRVYQIDGNYSGSSHVVLDHETYILNLTEANIPGAMPHWQLLYRARETYGLLNALPEAWHNLVYRMRGDMQLFQTFWFLYHKGHPPSEPCGTPCRLATLCAQLSGRADSPALCRHLVPGGSFPEAQGLWPRPLFC, from the exons ATGAGAGCACACCAGTCAATAGCTTCCCTCCCCCTTTCATTGAGGGCAATCACTCCTCCAGCTGGCTCTATGAAGCAATGGCCAAGGCTTGGGAGAACTGGCTGCCTGCTGAAGCCCTGCGCACCCTCAGGTACCTACCATCCATGGAAACCCAGGAAGGGCAAAGAAAA AATCGGGGGCTTCTATGCTCTTTCCCCATACCCCGGCCTCCGCCTCATCTCTCTCAATATGAATTTTTGTTCCCGTGAGAATTTCTGGCTCTTGATCAACTCCACGGATCCCGCAGGACAGCTCCAGTGGCTGGTTGGGGAGCTTCAGGCTGCTGAGGATCGAGGAGACAAA GTGCATATAATTGGCCACATTCCCCCAGGGCATTGTCTGAAGAGCTGGAGCTGGAATTATTACCGAATTATAGCCAG GTATGAGAACACCCTGGCTGGTCAGTTCTTTGGCCACACTCATGTGGATGAATTTGAGGTCTTCTATGATGAAGAGACTCTGAGCCGGCCTCTGGCTGTAGCCTTCTTGGCACCCAGTGCCACTACCTACATCGGCCTTAATCCTG GTTACCGTGTGTACCAAATAGATGGAAACTACTCCGGCAGCTCTCATGTGGTCCTGGACCATGAGACCTACATCCTCAACCTGACCGAGGCGAACATACCAGGAGCTATGCCGCACTGGCAGCTTCTCTACAGGGCTCGAGAAACCTATGGGCTGCTCAACGCACTGCCTGAGGCCTGGCACAACCTGGTATATCGCATGCGGGGTGACATGCAACTCTTCCAGACCTTCTGGTTTCTCTACCATAAGGGCCACCCGCCCTCGGAGCCCTGTGGCACGCCCTGCCGTCTGGCTACTCTTTGTGCCCAGCTCTCTGGCCGTGCTGACAGCCCTGCTCTGTGCCGCCACCTGGTGCCAGGTGGGAGCTTCCCAGAGGCCCAGGGCCTGTGGCCAAGGCCACTGTTTTGCTAG
- the APBB1 gene encoding amyloid beta precursor protein binding family B member 1 isoform X2, translating into MSVPSSLSQSAINANSHGGPALSLPLPLHAAHNQLLNAKLQATAVGPKDLRSAMGEGGGPEPGPANAKWLKEGQNQLRRAATAHRDQNRNVTLTLAEEASQEPEMAPLVPKGLIHLYSELELSAHNTANRGLRGPGLIISTQEQGPDEGEEKAAGEAEEEDDDDEEEDEEEDLSSPPGLPEPLESVEAPPGPQALTDGPREHTKSAILLFGMRNSAASDEDSSWATLSQGSPSYGSPEDTDSFWNPNAFETDSDLPAGWMRVQDTSGTYYWHIPTGTTQWEPPGRASPSQGSSPQEESQLTWTGFTHGEGFEDGEFWKDEPSDEAPRELGLKEPEEGTLTFPAQSLSPEPLPQEEEKLPPRNTNPGIKCFAVRSLGWVEMTEEELAPGRSSVAVNNCIRQLSYHKNNLHDPMSGGWGEGKDLLLQLEDETLKLVEPQSQALLHAQPIISIRVWGVGRDSGRDFAYVARDKLTQMLKCHVFRCEAPAKNIATSLHEICSKIMAERRNARCLVNGLSLDHSKLVDVPFQVEFPAPKNELVQKFQVYYLGNVPVAKPVGVDVINGALESVLSSSSREQWTPSHVSVAPATLTILHQQTEAVLGECRVRFLSFLAVGRDVHTFAFIMAAGPASFCCHMFWCEPNAASLSEAVQAACMLRYQKCLDARSQASTSCLPAPPAESVARRVGWTVRRGVQSLWGSLKPKRLGAHTP; encoded by the exons ATGTCTGTTCCGTCGTCACTGAGCCAGTCGGCCATTAATGCCAACAGCCACGGAGGCCCTGCACTGAGCCTACCCCTGCCCCTGCACGCTGCCCACAACCAGCTGCTCAACGCCAAGCTGCAGGCCACAGCTGTGGGACCCAAGGACCTGCGAAGCGCCATGGGGGAGGGTGGTGGGCCTGAGCCAGGCCCCGCCAATGCCAAGTGGCTAAAAGAGGGCCAGAACCAGCTGCGTCGGGCCGCCACGGCCCACCGTGACCAGAATCGCAATGTGACCTTGACCTTGGCGGAGGAGGCCAGCCAGGAGCCTGAGATGGCACCCTTGGTCCCCAAAGGCCTGATACACCTGTACTCTGAGTTGGAGCTCTCAGCCCACAACACGGCCAACCGAGGCCTACGAGGACCTGGCCTGATCATCAGCACCCAAGAGCAGGGGCCAGAcgagggagaggagaaggcagcaggggaggccgaggaggaagatgatgatgatgaggaggaggacgaggaggaggactTGTCTTCTCCCCCAGGGCTGCCTGAGCCCCTGGAGAGTGTGGAGGCCCCTCCTGGGCCCCAGGCCCTTACAGATGGCCCCCGGGAACACACCAAGAGTGCCATCCTCCTGTTTGGCATGCGGAACAGTGCGGCCAGTGACGAGGACTCAAGCTGGGCTACCTTATCCCAGGGCAGTCCCTCCTATGGCTCCCCAGAGGACACAG ATTCCTTCTGGAACCCCAACGCCTTCGAGACGGATTCCGACCTGCCGGCTGGATGGATGAGGGTCCAGGATACCTCAGGGACCTATTACTGGCACATCCCGACAGGGACCACCCAGTGGGAACCCCCTGGCCGGGCCTCCCCCTCACAGGGGAGCAGCCCCCAAGAGGAGTCCCAG CTCACCTGGACGGGTTTTACTCATGGAGAAGGCTTTGAGGATGGAGAGTTTTGGAAG GATGAACCCAGTGATGAGGCCCCAAGGGAGCTGGGACTGAAGGAACCTGAGGAGGGGACATTGACCTTCCCAGCTCAGAGCCTCAG CCCAGAGCCGTTGCCCCAAGAGGAGGAGAAGCTTCCCCCACGGAATACCAACCCAGGGATCAAG TGTTTCGCCGTGCGCTCCTTAGGCTGGGTGGAGATGACCGAGGAGGAGCTGGCCCCTGGACGCAGCAGTGTGGCAGTCAACAATTGCATCCGTCAGCTCTCTTACCACAAAAACAACCTGCATGACCCCATGTCTGGGGGCTGGGGGGAA GGAAAGGATCTGCTACTACAGCTGGAGGACGAGACGCTAAAGCTAGTGGAGCCACAGAGCCAGGCACTGCTGCACGCCCAGCCCATCATCAGCATCCGCGTGTGGGGCGTCGGGCGGGACAGTGGAAG GGACTTTGCCTACGTAGCTCGTGATAAGCTGACCCAGATGCTCAAGTGCCACGTGTTTCGCTGTGAAGCACCCGCCAAGAACATCGCCACAAGCCTGCATGAGATCTGCTCTAAG aTCATGGCCGAACGGCGTAATGCCCGCTGCTTGGTAAATGGACTCTCCCTGGACCACTCTAAACTTGTGGATGTCCCTTTCCAAG TGGAATTCCCAGCGCCTAAGAATGAGTTGGTCCAGAAGTTCCAAGTCTATTACCTGGGGAATGTACCTGTTGCTAAACCTGTTG GGGTAGATGTGATTAATGGGGCCCTCGAGTCAGTCCTGTCCTCCAGCAGCCGTGAACAGTGGACCCCAAGTCATGTCAGTGTGGCCCCTGCTACCCTCACCATCTTGCACCAGCAG ACAGAGGCAGTGCTGGGAGAGTGTCGGGTGcgtttcctttccttcctggccGTGGGCAGAGATGTCCACACGTTCGCATTCATCATGGCTGCTGGCCCAGCCTCCTTCTGCTGCCACATGTTCTGGTGCGAGCCCAATGCTGCCAGCCTCTCAGAGGCTGTGCAGGCTGCGTGCATG CTTCGCTACCAGAAGTGTCTGGATGCCCGTTCCcaggcctccacctcctgcctcccagcaccCCCTGCTGAGTCTGTGGCACGGCGTGTAGGGTGGACTGTCCGCAGAGGTGTTCAGTCGCTGTGGGGCTCCCTGAAGCCCAAACGGCTGGGGGCTCATACCCCATGA
- the APBB1 gene encoding amyloid beta precursor protein binding family B member 1 isoform X3, whose amino-acid sequence MSAMFSQDFFLAIILQDSSPDSFWNPNAFETDSDLPAGWMRVQDTSGTYYWHIPTGTTQWEPPGRASPSQGSSPQEESQLTWTGFTHGEGFEDGEFWKDEPSDEAPRELGLKEPEEGTLTFPAQSLSPEPLPQEEEKLPPRNTNPGIKCFAVRSLGWVEMTEEELAPGRSSVAVNNCIRQLSYHKNNLHDPMSGGWGEGKDLLLQLEDETLKLVEPQSQALLHAQPIISIRVWGVGRDSGRDFAYVARDKLTQMLKCHVFRCEAPAKNIATSLHEICSKIMAERRNARCLVNGLSLDHSKLVDVPFQVEFPAPKNELVQKFQVYYLGNVPVAKPVGVDVINGALESVLSSSSREQWTPSHVSVAPATLTILHQQTEAVLGECRVRFLSFLAVGRDVHTFAFIMAAGPASFCCHMFWCEPNAASLSEAVQAACMLRYQKCLDARSQASTSCLPAPPAESVARRVGWTVRRGVQSLWGSLKPKRLGAHTP is encoded by the exons ATGAGCGCCATGTTCTCCCAGGACTTTTTCCTGGCCATCATCCTGCAGGACAGCAGCCCAG ATTCCTTCTGGAACCCCAACGCCTTCGAGACGGATTCCGACCTGCCGGCTGGATGGATGAGGGTCCAGGATACCTCAGGGACCTATTACTGGCACATCCCGACAGGGACCACCCAGTGGGAACCCCCTGGCCGGGCCTCCCCCTCACAGGGGAGCAGCCCCCAAGAGGAGTCCCAG CTCACCTGGACGGGTTTTACTCATGGAGAAGGCTTTGAGGATGGAGAGTTTTGGAAG GATGAACCCAGTGATGAGGCCCCAAGGGAGCTGGGACTGAAGGAACCTGAGGAGGGGACATTGACCTTCCCAGCTCAGAGCCTCAG CCCAGAGCCGTTGCCCCAAGAGGAGGAGAAGCTTCCCCCACGGAATACCAACCCAGGGATCAAG TGTTTCGCCGTGCGCTCCTTAGGCTGGGTGGAGATGACCGAGGAGGAGCTGGCCCCTGGACGCAGCAGTGTGGCAGTCAACAATTGCATCCGTCAGCTCTCTTACCACAAAAACAACCTGCATGACCCCATGTCTGGGGGCTGGGGGGAA GGAAAGGATCTGCTACTACAGCTGGAGGACGAGACGCTAAAGCTAGTGGAGCCACAGAGCCAGGCACTGCTGCACGCCCAGCCCATCATCAGCATCCGCGTGTGGGGCGTCGGGCGGGACAGTGGAAG GGACTTTGCCTACGTAGCTCGTGATAAGCTGACCCAGATGCTCAAGTGCCACGTGTTTCGCTGTGAAGCACCCGCCAAGAACATCGCCACAAGCCTGCATGAGATCTGCTCTAAG aTCATGGCCGAACGGCGTAATGCCCGCTGCTTGGTAAATGGACTCTCCCTGGACCACTCTAAACTTGTGGATGTCCCTTTCCAAG TGGAATTCCCAGCGCCTAAGAATGAGTTGGTCCAGAAGTTCCAAGTCTATTACCTGGGGAATGTACCTGTTGCTAAACCTGTTG GGGTAGATGTGATTAATGGGGCCCTCGAGTCAGTCCTGTCCTCCAGCAGCCGTGAACAGTGGACCCCAAGTCATGTCAGTGTGGCCCCTGCTACCCTCACCATCTTGCACCAGCAG ACAGAGGCAGTGCTGGGAGAGTGTCGGGTGcgtttcctttccttcctggccGTGGGCAGAGATGTCCACACGTTCGCATTCATCATGGCTGCTGGCCCAGCCTCCTTCTGCTGCCACATGTTCTGGTGCGAGCCCAATGCTGCCAGCCTCTCAGAGGCTGTGCAGGCTGCGTGCATG CTTCGCTACCAGAAGTGTCTGGATGCCCGTTCCcaggcctccacctcctgcctcccagcaccCCCTGCTGAGTCTGTGGCACGGCGTGTAGGGTGGACTGTCCGCAGAGGTGTTCAGTCGCTGTGGGGCTCCCTGAAGCCCAAACGGCTGGGGGCTCATACCCCATGA
- the APBB1 gene encoding amyloid beta precursor protein binding family B member 1 isoform X1 — MSVPSSLSQSAINANSHGGPALSLPLPLHAAHNQLLNAKLQATAVGPKDLRSAMGEGGGPEPGPANAKWLKEGQNQLRRAATAHRDQNRNVTLTLAEEASQEPEMAPLVPKGLIHLYSELELSAHNTANRGLRGPGLIISTQEQGPDEGEEKAAGEAEEEDDDDEEEDEEEDLSSPPGLPEPLESVEAPPGPQALTDGPREHTKSAILLFGMRNSAASDEDSSWATLSQGSPSYGSPEDTASHLADSFWNPNAFETDSDLPAGWMRVQDTSGTYYWHIPTGTTQWEPPGRASPSQGSSPQEESQLTWTGFTHGEGFEDGEFWKDEPSDEAPRELGLKEPEEGTLTFPAQSLSPEPLPQEEEKLPPRNTNPGIKCFAVRSLGWVEMTEEELAPGRSSVAVNNCIRQLSYHKNNLHDPMSGGWGEGKDLLLQLEDETLKLVEPQSQALLHAQPIISIRVWGVGRDSGRDFAYVARDKLTQMLKCHVFRCEAPAKNIATSLHEICSKIMAERRNARCLVNGLSLDHSKLVDVPFQVEFPAPKNELVQKFQVYYLGNVPVAKPVGVDVINGALESVLSSSSREQWTPSHVSVAPATLTILHQQTEAVLGECRVRFLSFLAVGRDVHTFAFIMAAGPASFCCHMFWCEPNAASLSEAVQAACMLRYQKCLDARSQASTSCLPAPPAESVARRVGWTVRRGVQSLWGSLKPKRLGAHTP, encoded by the exons ATGTCTGTTCCGTCGTCACTGAGCCAGTCGGCCATTAATGCCAACAGCCACGGAGGCCCTGCACTGAGCCTACCCCTGCCCCTGCACGCTGCCCACAACCAGCTGCTCAACGCCAAGCTGCAGGCCACAGCTGTGGGACCCAAGGACCTGCGAAGCGCCATGGGGGAGGGTGGTGGGCCTGAGCCAGGCCCCGCCAATGCCAAGTGGCTAAAAGAGGGCCAGAACCAGCTGCGTCGGGCCGCCACGGCCCACCGTGACCAGAATCGCAATGTGACCTTGACCTTGGCGGAGGAGGCCAGCCAGGAGCCTGAGATGGCACCCTTGGTCCCCAAAGGCCTGATACACCTGTACTCTGAGTTGGAGCTCTCAGCCCACAACACGGCCAACCGAGGCCTACGAGGACCTGGCCTGATCATCAGCACCCAAGAGCAGGGGCCAGAcgagggagaggagaaggcagcaggggaggccgaggaggaagatgatgatgatgaggaggaggacgaggaggaggactTGTCTTCTCCCCCAGGGCTGCCTGAGCCCCTGGAGAGTGTGGAGGCCCCTCCTGGGCCCCAGGCCCTTACAGATGGCCCCCGGGAACACACCAAGAGTGCCATCCTCCTGTTTGGCATGCGGAACAGTGCGGCCAGTGACGAGGACTCAAGCTGGGCTACCTTATCCCAGGGCAGTCCCTCCTATGGCTCCCCAGAGGACACAG CCTCCCACCTGGCAGATTCCTTCTGGAACCCCAACGCCTTCGAGACGGATTCCGACCTGCCGGCTGGATGGATGAGGGTCCAGGATACCTCAGGGACCTATTACTGGCACATCCCGACAGGGACCACCCAGTGGGAACCCCCTGGCCGGGCCTCCCCCTCACAGGGGAGCAGCCCCCAAGAGGAGTCCCAG CTCACCTGGACGGGTTTTACTCATGGAGAAGGCTTTGAGGATGGAGAGTTTTGGAAG GATGAACCCAGTGATGAGGCCCCAAGGGAGCTGGGACTGAAGGAACCTGAGGAGGGGACATTGACCTTCCCAGCTCAGAGCCTCAG CCCAGAGCCGTTGCCCCAAGAGGAGGAGAAGCTTCCCCCACGGAATACCAACCCAGGGATCAAG TGTTTCGCCGTGCGCTCCTTAGGCTGGGTGGAGATGACCGAGGAGGAGCTGGCCCCTGGACGCAGCAGTGTGGCAGTCAACAATTGCATCCGTCAGCTCTCTTACCACAAAAACAACCTGCATGACCCCATGTCTGGGGGCTGGGGGGAA GGAAAGGATCTGCTACTACAGCTGGAGGACGAGACGCTAAAGCTAGTGGAGCCACAGAGCCAGGCACTGCTGCACGCCCAGCCCATCATCAGCATCCGCGTGTGGGGCGTCGGGCGGGACAGTGGAAG GGACTTTGCCTACGTAGCTCGTGATAAGCTGACCCAGATGCTCAAGTGCCACGTGTTTCGCTGTGAAGCACCCGCCAAGAACATCGCCACAAGCCTGCATGAGATCTGCTCTAAG aTCATGGCCGAACGGCGTAATGCCCGCTGCTTGGTAAATGGACTCTCCCTGGACCACTCTAAACTTGTGGATGTCCCTTTCCAAG TGGAATTCCCAGCGCCTAAGAATGAGTTGGTCCAGAAGTTCCAAGTCTATTACCTGGGGAATGTACCTGTTGCTAAACCTGTTG GGGTAGATGTGATTAATGGGGCCCTCGAGTCAGTCCTGTCCTCCAGCAGCCGTGAACAGTGGACCCCAAGTCATGTCAGTGTGGCCCCTGCTACCCTCACCATCTTGCACCAGCAG ACAGAGGCAGTGCTGGGAGAGTGTCGGGTGcgtttcctttccttcctggccGTGGGCAGAGATGTCCACACGTTCGCATTCATCATGGCTGCTGGCCCAGCCTCCTTCTGCTGCCACATGTTCTGGTGCGAGCCCAATGCTGCCAGCCTCTCAGAGGCTGTGCAGGCTGCGTGCATG CTTCGCTACCAGAAGTGTCTGGATGCCCGTTCCcaggcctccacctcctgcctcccagcaccCCCTGCTGAGTCTGTGGCACGGCGTGTAGGGTGGACTGTCCGCAGAGGTGTTCAGTCGCTGTGGGGCTCCCTGAAGCCCAAACGGCTGGGGGCTCATACCCCATGA
- the APBB1 gene encoding amyloid beta precursor protein binding family B member 1 isoform X4 encodes MRVQDTSGTYYWHIPTGTTQWEPPGRASPSQGSSPQEESQLTWTGFTHGEGFEDGEFWKDEPSDEAPRELGLKEPEEGTLTFPAQSLSPEPLPQEEEKLPPRNTNPGIKCFAVRSLGWVEMTEEELAPGRSSVAVNNCIRQLSYHKNNLHDPMSGGWGEGKDLLLQLEDETLKLVEPQSQALLHAQPIISIRVWGVGRDSGRDFAYVARDKLTQMLKCHVFRCEAPAKNIATSLHEICSKIMAERRNARCLVNGLSLDHSKLVDVPFQVEFPAPKNELVQKFQVYYLGNVPVAKPVGVDVINGALESVLSSSSREQWTPSHVSVAPATLTILHQQTEAVLGECRVRFLSFLAVGRDVHTFAFIMAAGPASFCCHMFWCEPNAASLSEAVQAACMLRYQKCLDARSQASTSCLPAPPAESVARRVGWTVRRGVQSLWGSLKPKRLGAHTP; translated from the exons ATGAGGGTCCAGGATACCTCAGGGACCTATTACTGGCACATCCCGACAGGGACCACCCAGTGGGAACCCCCTGGCCGGGCCTCCCCCTCACAGGGGAGCAGCCCCCAAGAGGAGTCCCAG CTCACCTGGACGGGTTTTACTCATGGAGAAGGCTTTGAGGATGGAGAGTTTTGGAAG GATGAACCCAGTGATGAGGCCCCAAGGGAGCTGGGACTGAAGGAACCTGAGGAGGGGACATTGACCTTCCCAGCTCAGAGCCTCAG CCCAGAGCCGTTGCCCCAAGAGGAGGAGAAGCTTCCCCCACGGAATACCAACCCAGGGATCAAG TGTTTCGCCGTGCGCTCCTTAGGCTGGGTGGAGATGACCGAGGAGGAGCTGGCCCCTGGACGCAGCAGTGTGGCAGTCAACAATTGCATCCGTCAGCTCTCTTACCACAAAAACAACCTGCATGACCCCATGTCTGGGGGCTGGGGGGAA GGAAAGGATCTGCTACTACAGCTGGAGGACGAGACGCTAAAGCTAGTGGAGCCACAGAGCCAGGCACTGCTGCACGCCCAGCCCATCATCAGCATCCGCGTGTGGGGCGTCGGGCGGGACAGTGGAAG GGACTTTGCCTACGTAGCTCGTGATAAGCTGACCCAGATGCTCAAGTGCCACGTGTTTCGCTGTGAAGCACCCGCCAAGAACATCGCCACAAGCCTGCATGAGATCTGCTCTAAG aTCATGGCCGAACGGCGTAATGCCCGCTGCTTGGTAAATGGACTCTCCCTGGACCACTCTAAACTTGTGGATGTCCCTTTCCAAG TGGAATTCCCAGCGCCTAAGAATGAGTTGGTCCAGAAGTTCCAAGTCTATTACCTGGGGAATGTACCTGTTGCTAAACCTGTTG GGGTAGATGTGATTAATGGGGCCCTCGAGTCAGTCCTGTCCTCCAGCAGCCGTGAACAGTGGACCCCAAGTCATGTCAGTGTGGCCCCTGCTACCCTCACCATCTTGCACCAGCAG ACAGAGGCAGTGCTGGGAGAGTGTCGGGTGcgtttcctttccttcctggccGTGGGCAGAGATGTCCACACGTTCGCATTCATCATGGCTGCTGGCCCAGCCTCCTTCTGCTGCCACATGTTCTGGTGCGAGCCCAATGCTGCCAGCCTCTCAGAGGCTGTGCAGGCTGCGTGCATG CTTCGCTACCAGAAGTGTCTGGATGCCCGTTCCcaggcctccacctcctgcctcccagcaccCCCTGCTGAGTCTGTGGCACGGCGTGTAGGGTGGACTGTCCGCAGAGGTGTTCAGTCGCTGTGGGGCTCCCTGAAGCCCAAACGGCTGGGGGCTCATACCCCATGA